Genomic segment of Thermodesulforhabdaceae bacterium:
TGCCTTCACAAGAAGCAAAGACGTTGTAATGTCAGTTGAAGTTCCAATAGAGTTCCTAAATCGTCCATTGAATTACGAAATAATAGAAGTCAATCCTACTCAGGTCACCCTCCATCTTACAGGATCCAGCGCTTTCATGAAATCTATAAGACCGCAGCAAATAGAGGTAAGAATCGACTTAAAAAAAGCTTCCGAAGGCAAAAATATTATGCCTATTACACAGGAAAATATATTTATTCCGCCGGGCATTTTTATAAGTCGTGTTGAGCCAAGCTTTGTTGAAGTTACTCTAGACACCATTGCATCAAAGGAAGTAAGCATACAAGTTGACTGGAAAGGGCATCTTGACGACAACCTGATACTTAGCGAAGTAAAACTTTCTCCACCAACTATTGTTCTAATTGGGGGGAAGTCTATCTTGAATAACATTTCTACGATATACACAGCACCAGTGCCACTTGATACTATACACAGTTCAGGAAGCACATCTGTGCCGATCATAGTCATGCCGGCATCCGTTAAAATTGCATCTAATATGCCGGACAGAGTTGTGGTGGAATATGTTGTGAGAGATCGCAAAACCATGGAGGTTATTCCTCCATAAAAGCAATCTACTTTGAGTAAACATTCAAAGATTTAAGCTCAAAAATCTTTTTGAAACGGAGGGAATTAGGTAATGGCTCAAAATGTCGAAATCTCGGAAGGAAAAATTATCGTACCAGATCAACCCATCATAGGTTTTATCGAAGGCGATGGAACCGGACCAGACATCTGGAGAGCAACTCGTATGGTGATTGACGCAGCCGTTGAAAAAGCCTCTAACGGAAGGAAAAAAATCGAATGGAAAGAACTTCTTGCGGGAGAAAAGGCATATCGAGAAACCGGAAGCTGGCTTCCTCAAGAAACCATCGAAGAGATTCGCTCTTTGAAAATCGCCATAAAGGGACCTCTAACTACTCCCGTTGGTGGAGGTTTTCGTAGTGTAAATGTAACTCTTAGGCAAGTGTTAGATTTATATGCCTGCATTCGCCCTGTCCGCTACATACGAGGTGTCCCATCTCCAATGAAAAACCCGGAAAAAGTTAACATGGTCATTTTCAGAGAAAACACAGAAGATGTTTACGCTGGTATAGAATGGCCTGCAGGATCGGAAGAAGCCAAAAAAGTAGCGACCTTCTTGAAAGACTCTTTTTCAGTTCATATCCCTGAAGATGCCGGTATAGGGATCAAGCCGATAAGCCGTCGATGCACTGAGAGGCTCGTAAAGAAGGCTATTGAATACGCCATAGACAACAATCTACCTTCGGTAACCCTTGTTCATAAAGGAAACATTATGAAATACACCGAAGGAGCGTTTAGAAATTGGGGATACGCGTTTGCCGCTTCTTATTTTGGAGACAAAACCATAACCGAGGACGATCTCTGGAAGCTTTACGATGGAAAGATCCCACCAGATAAAATTGTAATAAAAGACAGAATCGCTGATGCAATGTTCCAGCAAGTGCTCCTTAGACCCGAAGAATATTCAGTTATCGCCACACCAAACCTAAACGGAGACTATCTTTCTGATGCGCTTGCGGCTCAGGTTGGTGGTCTGGGTATGGCACCAGGAGCAAACATCGGGGATCAGTGTGCAGTCTTTGAAGCTACTCACGGCACTGCACCGAAATACGCTGGCCTTGATAAGGTTAACCCAAGTTCCCTTATTCTCTCGGGAGCGATGATGCTTAGATATATGGGCTGGAAGGAAGAGGCAGATCTTATCGAGCGGGGATTAGAAAAAGCCATTGAATCAAGGCGAGTGACCTATGATTTAGCCAGACAGATGGATGGTGCCGAGGAAGTTTCTTGCTCTAAATTTGGAGAGATAATTGTTGAAATGATGAAATAATCTGGATCACCCCATCGAGCCTAAAAAACTCGTTGGGGTGACTTCCTACCTCAAGTATTCTGGATACTTAAGAAAAAATGTGCCAAAAGCCGCTACAATAAGAGCATGAGAAATTACACCATCTTTAAGGAGCTTTGGTATTTCCGATACTGGATAGAGCACTACTTCAATATCCTCAAGCTCATCTAAATGCTGGCGAGCGGCTGGATAGGCATTCCTGGCTAAAAAAGTGTAACAGACATTAGTTTGAATAGCCGGGTTAGGATGAAGTGTTCCAAGAAGTTCCCAAACCTGAGCGTCATAGCCCGTTTCTTCCAGCAACTCTCGGCGAGCTCCACTTTGCGGGTCATCCCGTTCGTCTATTACTCCTCCGGGAAGTTCAAGAGTTATTTCACGAATCCCATGCCGATATTGTCTAACCATTACTACTTCATCATTTGGTGTGATAGCAATAATGTTTGCCCAGGGAGCAAAATCTAAAGCATAAACGCTGTAAAGTCGCCCTGTTGTTGGCATTACCACTTCATCAATTCTAAGTCTGAAAAGTCCCAACTTTTTCTCTGATTTTGTGGATACTACACGCCACGGTTTTATAGCCATCTCGCCAGAAAACTCCTCTACT
This window contains:
- the icd gene encoding isocitrate dehydrogenase (NADP(+)); its protein translation is MAQNVEISEGKIIVPDQPIIGFIEGDGTGPDIWRATRMVIDAAVEKASNGRKKIEWKELLAGEKAYRETGSWLPQETIEEIRSLKIAIKGPLTTPVGGGFRSVNVTLRQVLDLYACIRPVRYIRGVPSPMKNPEKVNMVIFRENTEDVYAGIEWPAGSEEAKKVATFLKDSFSVHIPEDAGIGIKPISRRCTERLVKKAIEYAIDNNLPSVTLVHKGNIMKYTEGAFRNWGYAFAASYFGDKTITEDDLWKLYDGKIPPDKIVIKDRIADAMFQQVLLRPEEYSVIATPNLNGDYLSDALAAQVGGLGMAPGANIGDQCAVFEATHGTAPKYAGLDKVNPSSLILSGAMMLRYMGWKEEADLIERGLEKAIESRRVTYDLARQMDGAEEVSCSKFGEIIVEMMK
- a CDS encoding NUDIX hydrolase, yielding MAIKPWRVVSTKSEKKLGLFRLRIDEVVMPTTGRLYSVYALDFAPWANIIAITPNDEVVMVRQYRHGIREITLELPGGVIDERDDPQSGARRELLEETGYDAQVWELLGTLHPNPAIQTNVCYTFLARNAYPAARQHLDELEDIEVVLYPVSEIPKLLKDGVISHALIVAAFGTFFLKYPEYLR